Part of the Ignavibacterium album JCM 16511 genome, CCATTTTATATCCAACTCCATGAACGGTTAAAATTATCTTTGGATGGTTTGGGTCAGTTTCAATTTTCTGACGCAGCTTTAAAATAAAATTATCAACAGTTCTTGTAGTTGGAGTTTCATCGTAGCCCCAGATTTCAGTAAGCAAATCATCACGACTAACTGTTGTATTCCGTTTCTTCCACAAGAAATGAAGAATCTCAAATTCTTTATGCGACATCTGAATATCTTTTTTCCCACTTGATGCTTTGTATCCATTAAAATCAACTTCAAGTTTTCCGATTTTAACAGATTTATTTTCAACCGAAGAAAAGCTTTCACTTCTTCTAAGAATAGCTTTTACTCTTGCGAGTAACTCACGAATCGAAAATGGTTTTGTTACATAATCATCAGCACCAAGCTCAAGTCCAAGCACTTTATCAATCTCTTCTCCTTTGGCAGTTAAAAGAATAATTGGAGTTGTTACTCCGGATTTTCTAACGCTTTTACAAACATCAAATCCGGACATTTTAGGCATCATAACATCCATGATTACCAAATCAAAATTATTATCTAATATTTTGGTAAGACCTGATTCACCATCTTCGGCAATTTCAACTTCATAACCTTCGAACTCGAGATTATCTTTTAGTCCAAGCCGCATATTTGGCTCATCTTCAACAATAAGAATTTTCGTCATCGTAGTTCTCCGTTAATTATTTATATCAATCGGTAAGATAATTCTGAAAGTACTTCCCTTTCCGGGTTCACTTACTAACTCAATAGTTCCATTATGAGCATCAACAATTTGCTTTACAAGTGAGAGACCAATTCCGGTTCCCTTAACATTATGAATTAAACCTGATGATACTCTGTAAAATTTATCAAATACTTTTTTCTGATCTTCTGGTGAAATACCAATTCCTTTATCAATCACTTCAACTATAACGCTGTTTCCTGTCGAGATAGTTTTAAGAGTTACTTCCTTTAAATCAGCACTGTATTTAACAGCATTATCAATCAGATTTATTATTGCTTCTGAAATAGCTTCTGCATCTGCTTTTACTTCAGGGAGATTTTCTGTCAATTGTTTTTCAAATTTAAAGCCTTTGTTCTGAAGATGATAACTGTATGTTTGATAAATGTTTTCAACAACATTGTTAAGATTTATTGACTCAAAGTTAAATTTTCTTTTTCCTGCTTCCATTTTAGCAAAGTTCAGAATTGAATTTACAATTCTTCCAAGACGATTTGCTTCCTGACTTATTATTGAATAGTACTCCTTTTTCTTCTCATCATTTTTTACACGGTCAAGCTCAAGAGTTTCGGCAAACATACTTATTAAAGCCAATGGCGTTCGTAGCTCGTGAGAAACATTCGAAACGAAATCAGCTTTAAGCTGAGCAAGTTCAAGCTCCTTTTTCACCGCACGATAAGCAAACATTACAGCAGCAATCAATACAAGTAAAAGAATTGCGATTAAAATCATATTATTCGTTGCACGATTACGAATTAAATCTTGAATAGTTCCGCGGGTTAAAACTATTCCAATTTTATAATGAGGTATTAACCACATTTGTTTTTCAAATTCAACTTGTCCGGAATAATTAGTGTTAGTTGAACTGACAATAAATCTGTTCTGATAATCTCTCACCAAAATGATAAAATTTTCCTGTGATATTTGCTGAAGTCTAGGCAATAAAATTTTTCTTACAAACTCTTGAGGATTAATCACAAATCCTGTTATAGTATAAACTTTATTATCATTCTGGTTAGAAAATACGACTACTGCTAAATCACTTACATTATTTACCGGTAAGGGTTCGAGCTTCCGATATCCGGCTTTTTGATAATCTGCAAGTCTTGAAATAAGATTTTTATTTGAAACAAGAATTGATTTAACCACAGACTTAATTGAATCAGATGATGAGATAAATTTTTCATCAAAAATAAATTTAGCTGATTCATCTTTCCCTTCATACAGAAAAAATATTGATTCTATAGCAAGATTTTCTCTGATAAAATTTTTCAGTAGTTGATCATCTTCATTCAGTTCAT contains:
- a CDS encoding response regulator transcription factor, which translates into the protein MTKILIVEDEPNMRLGLKDNLEFEGYEVEIAEDGESGLTKILDNNFDLVIMDVMMPKMSGFDVCKSVRKSGVTTPIILLTAKGEEIDKVLGLELGADDYVTKPFSIRELLARVKAILRRSESFSSVENKSVKIGKLEVDFNGYKASSGKKDIQMSHKEFEILHFLWKKRNTTVSRDDLLTEIWGYDETPTTRTVDNFILKLRQKIETDPNHPKIILTVHGVGYKMVL
- a CDS encoding sensor histidine kinase; this encodes MKKIGIILLLIIVLPIGFLIFNEIGKLNETEKVLEETYNNQLQTILFSVNQYSDDILNSWANKANELNEDDQLLKNFIRENLAIESIFFLYEGKDESAKFIFDEKFISSSDSIKSVVKSILVSNKNLISRLADYQKAGYRKLEPLPVNNVSDLAVVVFSNQNDNKVYTITGFVINPQEFVRKILLPRLQQISQENFIILVRDYQNRFIVSSTNTNYSGQVEFEKQMWLIPHYKIGIVLTRGTIQDLIRNRATNNMILIAILLLVLIAAVMFAYRAVKKELELAQLKADFVSNVSHELRTPLALISMFAETLELDRVKNDEKKKEYYSIISQEANRLGRIVNSILNFAKMEAGKRKFNFESINLNNVVENIYQTYSYHLQNKGFKFEKQLTENLPEVKADAEAISEAIINLIDNAVKYSADLKEVTLKTISTGNSVIVEVIDKGIGISPEDQKKVFDKFYRVSSGLIHNVKGTGIGLSLVKQIVDAHNGTIELVSEPGKGSTFRIILPIDINN